From Chroococcidiopsis thermalis PCC 7203:
CAAAATAATCTGCGAGCGATCGAACACGGCGGTACAGATCCAGGGTTTGCTAGCTTATTGTTTCTATTACCCGAACAAAAACTTGGTTTATTTGTTGCTTACAACAACGAGCAGGATGAGCTGCGCGAACAATTGATCGGTCAGTTTCTCGATCGCTACTATCCGGTTAAAAAATCAATTTCTTCTCCCCAGCCGAATTCAAACTTCCAACACCGAGCTAATTATTTTGTTGGTAATTATCGGTTTAGCCGCTATCCGCACTCTACTATCGAAAAGTTGGCTCCGGTACTCCTCAAGGCTCCGGTATCTGCACCAGAGTTACGGGTGAGAGCGAAGGGTGATGGAATCTTGACGTTAGAGCCGAATACTTACAAACCTAATCGCTCGCCTCGACGCGCCTTGAAAAAGGTAGACTCCGTGTTGTATGGAGCTGTAACAGATAATAGCAACTCAAGCTCTAGAACAACGAACCAGTTGGTAGAGATCGAACCTTTGTTATTTCAATTTACTGACGGTCCCTACGTTGCTTTCAAAGAGAACGGTCGGGGACGCATCACTCATATGTTTATTGGTGCAGATGCTTTTGAAAAATTGGCTTGGTACGAAACGAATGCTTTTCAACTCAGTCTCTTTGGATTTTGCATACTGGTTTTTCTGTCATCCTGCATTGGCTGGTCGAGTCGCTCTCTGACTCATCGTTGGCAAAAATACCCTTCTCGATGGTTGGGTTCAAAGCAGGATATTCAATCCCTAGTAAGATTGAGTGGCTCTACTTTACCTGTAGCCATCTCTGCACTTAATCTATTCTTCTTGTTCGGCACGCTCCTGGCTATCTTACTCAGCAACCTATATGAATTTGCTTATGGTTTGCCTCCCATCATCACTACATTGCTTTGCATTCCCATCATGACCGCTAGCCTGACGGCTGTATTACCCGTCTTTATGGTACTAAGTTGGCAAGATAAGCGCTGGTCGGTCTTAGGAAGATTGTATTATTTATTCTTTATCTTGTGTGCATGGGGCTTTATTTCATTTCTGTCCTATTGGAACCTCTTGGGGTTTGAGTTTTAACAACCACAAAATATTGTTTCTTCGCAGTCAATACTTCTGAGGTCAAAGATAGTGACTATTTTTCTGCTATTTTTCATTAGCTTTTATTGCTACGTGTTGTGGATTTTATTTGATAACTTCAAATTTAGAAAACAACGAGACAAAATCCAATGGCGGATACATATTAACGGCATTAGAGGAAAATCAACTGTCACGAGATACACGACAGCAGTTTTTAGAGAAGCTGGCTATCACACTTTTGGGAAAACAACGGGTAGTGCTGCGAGAATTATTCGACCAAATGGAGAAGATTACGACTTTAAACGTAAAGGCTATGCCAATGTCAACGAGCAAGTCAAAATTTTAAAAAGCTTTTGCCGCCAGAAAGCGCAAGCCGTAGTCCTCGAATGCATGGCTGTTAACCCTGTTTATGCTAAATGGTTGGAGGAAAAAGTTATGCGATCGCACATTGGAATTATTACTAACGTGCGCTACGATCATCCCGATTACATGGGCGAAACTTTAGAAGAGATTGCTGAATCCTTGTCTAAAACTATCCCTCAAAAAGGCATTGTAATTACATCAGAAACAGAAGCTAAATTACTCAATATACTATGGAGAAATGCCAAAAAGAAAAACTCTTTACTGATAGTTGCTAACAAGCATCAAGTAAAACCTGAAGACATGGAAGGTTTTTCTCATTTTGCTCATGAAGAAAATGTTTCCATCGGCTATGAAATTGCCAAGATTTTGAAACTACCTATAGATAGAGCTTTAACAGCAATGAAATCAGCAGTGGCAGACCCAGGAGCTTTTAACATTGAATACATTCAATTTAACCGCTACACGCTCGCTTGGGCAAACCTATTTGCTATTAACGATCGCGAAAGTTTTATTGAGGTTTGTTTAAAATTATTTAAACAACTTTCTAGCTATAAGAAGGTAGTTTTATTAAACAATCGTCATGACCGTCCAACTAGAGTTGAACTATTTGCTAGTATAGCACGCGATCTCAAGTTTGAACGTGTAATTACATTGGGAGACTATGAAACAGCAGTAAATAAAATATTTGCACTAGAGCGAAGTAAAATAATCAATCTAGGCTATTCTACAAAATTTAAGAATGCCTCAGCTGTAGAACTTTTGAATCAAATTGTCAGCGGCATAGATAATGATAAAGTTGTAATTGTAGGAGCCGTAAATATACACACGATTCAAGCAGAAGAGCTTTTGCATTTTTTTGCAGAACAAGCAAAAGTAGACGTGCGATCGCAGACAGATTTATCTTCAACCAACTCTACCGAAGTAACTATCAATGTTTGAGTCATTAAATACTCCAGAGGTCAGTAGATTAGCTCTAGTCATTGGAGCTTTTACATCTGTTGCTTACAAAAACATTTATGGAATAAATCCAGGAGGAGTAATTGTTCCTGGCTTCATTATTATCTTATTTTTGATATCGCCAATTTGGTGTATTACTACCTTAGTTTTATCATTTGTTATTTACTTTATTTACAAACGCTTTCTAGAGCAAACGAGTTATAAACGTAAAACTCCTATGTATGTTCTGTCATTTCTTTCTCTAGGAGTTGCCAATCTAATTGCACTCTTGTATATCCAACTAGGTTGGTTGGTTGACTCCCTTGATAGTCTTTCTGGTACTTTACTTCCAGCAGTTATTGCTTTTACCTTTACTAAACAACAGATAAATAAAGTCGTAAAAGGCATAGCTTTAACTACATTGTTTACTGCTTTTATTTTATTTGCAACATACGGTTTGTTTTCCTACTTGTTTGATTTGGATTTTGACACATTAAAACCTTTGTATCTTGGAAAAGAGATAATAGAGTTCAAATATCCTTTTATCCATTTCTATATAACTTTAGCGGTCGGCTATTTAATTTATCGCTATAAAGATATTCGTCCAGGTGGTTACATGGTAGCTCCAATTGCTGCTGTACTACTCATCCATCCTTTGACAGCCATCACTTTCTTACTAGGATGTTTGATCGTCTATACTATTACGCAACTTATTTGCAAATTTACTCTAATTGTCGGATTAAAACGCTATACTTTGGCTCTTTTTTTGAGTACGATATATGTCTGGATTACCGAACTTTTGTTTCTTTATTTCGACTCTACTATTTTGCCTTTCAAGGGCAGCAATATTTACGTTATAGTTACCATAATGTCTTACGTAAATGACACTATTTTGTATTCTAAGAAAGAAATAAAATTTTATATTTTTGTAACTGTTATAGCAGCAATAATTGATTATATTTTAACCGAAAGTTTACCAGAATTACTTGCGAGCTAAAACTTTAAAAGTCTGGCATTCTAAAATCACAGAATTACCGTTAGTTTGTATAAAATTCACTAGTAACAAAATAATTATAGGTGCATCAATGTCAGCTTTATCACGTAGAAAGATGTGTAAATATTTTTTCTTAAGAATAAGTCCTTTTTTAGCAAGTATCGTTTCAAGTTTCTTATTAAATTATCAGTCTAAAAAAATCTTAGGTTTTAGTTCTCAGCCATTAACTAGCGAAGCTAACATTTTAACTGAGCGCGGCAATTTTTTAGAAGAAATAAGCAGAATCAAAAAATTAGCTTTACCTAAAAATTCTCATCTCTATCAAAATCCTACAACCGCTGATTTAGACAACTTTAGAGTTTTGGCTAGCAGCTTAATATCTCAAGATATAAATACAGCAGCGAACAAAGCAAATGTTCTCAATTACGAAATCGTAAAGTTTATCGATATCTCTAGCGGACAAGCCTTTTATAGCTTGAGAGAAAGGCGCGTACTAGGCTACCCAATCCGAGGCTGGGGGTCTTATTTTATTAATCCTACATACAGCTCCAATGCTTTAGTAGAAGTGCCGCACGTTCTTTTCGACAAGTTTTCAGAGGAAATTGGAGCTAAAGCTTTTTTGGGGTCGGCGGCGCGTGGATTTCTAGTTGCTGGAGCGCATCGCGATGCTAACGGTACTGACACAGCAGATGTCTGTAATCCTATTAATTCTATTTTCCAAGAGGTTCACAAAGCATGGACTTCATCTCAAGCCAAAACGTGGCAAATACATGGCTTTAGCATTTCTGATAAACCATCTTTTCCTAGCAATACTCAGTCTATTTTATCTGACGGTAAAGGTCGTTTATCAACTGAAGTTATGGATTTAAGTCAGCGCATGAGGCTTCGCAGCTTTATAACCTACGTTTATAACGAACTTTCAGCTTCCGATGTGTTAAATCAACAAGTGAATCAAGGTGTAGCAGGTCAAGCCTTCTCCTCATTAGGAGGTACTCAGAACGTACAAGGTGTTTATTGTCATAGTGTAGGAACAGCATTTACCCATATTGAACTAGAAAAGAGCGTTCGAGACAGCTCTACCAATCGAGATTTAGTATCTAGAAGCATTGCAGACTCTATTCAGGCAATGACTTAAAAGTTTTTCGATTGCAGAAATTTAGACAAACTTTTTATTGGAGCTTTTTTTATGGAAATCAAGCAACCAACCCGCGAACACCGTGCTTATCTTCGAGTTACTGCACCCGCTAGAGTAGCCATCGATGGATGCAACTATACAGTAAATAATTGGAGTATCGGCGGACTTTGTATCAGTGATTTTTCTCAGACAACACTAGTAGGAGATTGTTTACCTATTCAATTCTCTTTAAGCTTTAAAGGAGGAATTAATATTTCAACAAATACGTTAATTGAAGTGGTATGGATTTCAAGCGACACAAAAAAATTAGGAGTGCGTTTTTTAAATTTAACAAAAATTGAAACAGAGTTTTTACAGCAAGCAATCGATAGTTTGCAGACGGGTGAGATTATTCCTTTGGAAACTATTGAGGGCATCAACAATCGAGACGAAACTTCAAACAGCAGTCAACTTGAATCTACTAAACCAGCCTTAAATAGAAATAACTATAAGCTTGTATTATCCTCTGTAGGATATATATTTGCTGGAGGAGCGATCGTTTTTTATACTCTGTTGTCTTTACAAAAATCTTTCACTCAAATGGAAATTAAGTCTGCCGCCTTGACCCAACCAATCGAACCTGTTATCTCTACCAACTCAGGAACGCTTAGTCAACTTTATGTGCGTGAGGGAATGAAAGTTCAGGCTGGTCAACCATTATTGCGGATAAATGACGAAGAAATAGCTCGCTCTAATATTGACAATGAAATTAATAACGTTAACGCGATCGCCCGTAATAAGATTGATAATATTGACGCTTTAAATCAAAAGATCGAACTCAGCCGCTTAGAGTTAGCTGAAGCCGAAGCCGCACTTCAAAAAGTAGCAGCTCTTAGACAACGAGAGATAGAAAAATTACAGCTTGCTAAACTCGTTAATCAAAATAAGTTGAATGCAGCTCGTGCTAAGTTCGATTCGCTTACTATTCAGTATAAAGCAGCAAAAAATAGTTTAAGCAGATTGACAACTTTACTTCAAGCTGGTGCTGTTAGCAATGAAATGGTGGAAACAGCTAATGCTAAGTTGGCTGAAATTGAAGGTAATCTCAAAATAGCAAAAGCTGAATTGGAAATTGCTCAAGCAGCTGCAAGTTCTCTTAACAATGGAGATTACTATAATGGTAGTGCTTTTGTTGGAGAACTATCGCGTCTCACAGTGGATGTAAAAGATGCAGAACGAAAAGTCAAAATAGCAGCTAGTAGAGCGATCGCGTTAAGTCAAGAAAGAGAACAGTATAAAAAGGAAGTGCAAAATCTAGAGAGACAAAAGGAAATTCTCAGACAACCAGGTCGAACATTGGGGAATCGGAAAGAGAAAAATCCTTTCTATTCTATTTACACATCTCCTACCTCTGGCACTATTGTAAGAATCGCTAAATCTCCTGGTAATAAAGTAACTCGTAACGAACCTTTAATACTATTACAACCTGAGATAGCTCAACCTATAATCGAGGCTTACTTAACGCAAGATCAAGTTACCCAAGTATCGATAGGTGACAAAGTAACAGCTGTTATTCCTGAATTAGGTAGAAGCTATCAAGCGCAAATAGTCAACATTGACCGAACTGGTGGGTTACTTGACGAAGTGAGAGGTCAATACCAGTTTCAGGGATCGGAAGACCAATCAGCTTACGTTAAGCTCCTCATTACAGATATGAATCGAGATGAAAAAAGTAAATTAACAGCAGGTATGCCTGTCAAACTTGAAATTGCAAAAAGACTGAATATTTTTGAGCGTTTAGGATTTTTCAATCGAAATGTCAAGTAGCTAAATCCGTCCGAGAGCTTTTAGCACTCATCTCTAGCATACAGCAGTGCGGCAGATTGAGCGCATGACGATTTTTGCAGTCAATCTTTTCAAGTTCTTGACATTTGCTCTCTAAAGTGAAGTCACTTTGCCCAAAGTAAAAGGATTTCGCTCTATGAAAACTTCAGCAAAAATCGCTCTCACAGTAGCTTCTATTGGTATAGTCAGTTTTGGTGGACTGCTGCAAAGTGTATCCGCACGACAATCGCAACATCCAGTTGCAGTAATACCTCAACATGATTCGCCTGCCAAGACTCCGGTGCTAAAAATCGGTAGCAAGGGAGCGGCAGTGGCGCAGGCTCAGAAAATTCTGAAACAAGAAGGTTTTTACAAAGGAGCGATTAACGGTGTTTTCAGCAGCGAGATGCAATCCGCCGTTATTGCTTTTCAAAAGTCCGAACGTATAAAGCCTTCTGGTGTCATTGATTCTAAAACTCAAGCTGCCTTGAGATAGACGTTGGAGCTATTACAAAACTTACACTTTTTGTTCTTGCTCAAAAAGAAACCTTTATTTGCATTAGTAGAAACTAGTAACGTTACATAATGAATATACGTTTTCTTGCTCCTGTTTCACTTGCCATCAGTCTGTCTTCATTTAGCTATATCTTGGCAACTCAAAGCCAGGAAGTCAAACCCGCTAAGGCAAGTAAAGATCCCATCATTGCAGCTGCGGGTGATATTGCTTGCGCTCCAACTAGTCCTAACTACAATCGAGGCAACGGCACTGCCGATGCCTGCCACATGAAAGCTACTTCTAATTTAATCGTAAATGCGGACTTAGCAGTAGTGCTTCCTCTAGGCGACATTCAGTACGAAACTGGAACAGCTTCAGCTTTTCAACAGTCTTACAATCCTACTTGGGGGCGCGTCAAATCCATTACTCGTCCAGCAGTTGGCAATCACGAATAC
This genomic window contains:
- the pgsB gene encoding poly-gamma-glutamate synthase PgsB, translated to MTIFLLFFISFYCYVLWILFDNFKFRKQRDKIQWRIHINGIRGKSTVTRYTTAVFREAGYHTFGKTTGSAARIIRPNGEDYDFKRKGYANVNEQVKILKSFCRQKAQAVVLECMAVNPVYAKWLEEKVMRSHIGIITNVRYDHPDYMGETLEEIAESLSKTIPQKGIVITSETEAKLLNILWRNAKKKNSLLIVANKHQVKPEDMEGFSHFAHEENVSIGYEIAKILKLPIDRALTAMKSAVADPGAFNIEYIQFNRYTLAWANLFAINDRESFIEVCLKLFKQLSSYKKVVLLNNRHDRPTRVELFASIARDLKFERVITLGDYETAVNKIFALERSKIINLGYSTKFKNASAVELLNQIVSGIDNDKVVIVGAVNIHTIQAEELLHFFAEQAKVDVRSQTDLSSTNSTEVTINV
- a CDS encoding poly-gamma-glutamate biosynthesis protein PgsC/CapC, producing MFESLNTPEVSRLALVIGAFTSVAYKNIYGINPGGVIVPGFIIILFLISPIWCITTLVLSFVIYFIYKRFLEQTSYKRKTPMYVLSFLSLGVANLIALLYIQLGWLVDSLDSLSGTLLPAVIAFTFTKQQINKVVKGIALTTLFTAFILFATYGLFSYLFDLDFDTLKPLYLGKEIIEFKYPFIHFYITLAVGYLIYRYKDIRPGGYMVAPIAAVLLIHPLTAITFLLGCLIVYTITQLICKFTLIVGLKRYTLALFLSTIYVWITELLFLYFDSTILPFKGSNIYVIVTIMSYVNDTILYSKKEIKFYIFVTVIAAIIDYILTESLPELLAS
- a CDS encoding HlyD family secretion protein; the protein is MEIKQPTREHRAYLRVTAPARVAIDGCNYTVNNWSIGGLCISDFSQTTLVGDCLPIQFSLSFKGGINISTNTLIEVVWISSDTKKLGVRFLNLTKIETEFLQQAIDSLQTGEIIPLETIEGINNRDETSNSSQLESTKPALNRNNYKLVLSSVGYIFAGGAIVFYTLLSLQKSFTQMEIKSAALTQPIEPVISTNSGTLSQLYVREGMKVQAGQPLLRINDEEIARSNIDNEINNVNAIARNKIDNIDALNQKIELSRLELAEAEAALQKVAALRQREIEKLQLAKLVNQNKLNAARAKFDSLTIQYKAAKNSLSRLTTLLQAGAVSNEMVETANAKLAEIEGNLKIAKAELEIAQAAASSLNNGDYYNGSAFVGELSRLTVDVKDAERKVKIAASRAIALSQEREQYKKEVQNLERQKEILRQPGRTLGNRKEKNPFYSIYTSPTSGTIVRIAKSPGNKVTRNEPLILLQPEIAQPIIEAYLTQDQVTQVSIGDKVTAVIPELGRSYQAQIVNIDRTGGLLDEVRGQYQFQGSEDQSAYVKLLITDMNRDEKSKLTAGMPVKLEIAKRLNIFERLGFFNRNVK
- a CDS encoding peptidoglycan-binding domain-containing protein; translated protein: MKTSAKIALTVASIGIVSFGGLLQSVSARQSQHPVAVIPQHDSPAKTPVLKIGSKGAAVAQAQKILKQEGFYKGAINGVFSSEMQSAVIAFQKSERIKPSGVIDSKTQAALR